One stretch of Euphorbia lathyris chromosome 7, ddEupLath1.1, whole genome shotgun sequence DNA includes these proteins:
- the LOC136234766 gene encoding uncharacterized protein isoform X2 produces the protein MSSEMALNMRWHKEKRVDDGILRHPADSIAWKSFDQQHELFATDARNVRMGLATDGFQPFGNMSSQHSIWPVILIPYNFPPWLCMKQSNLKMSMIIPGEHSPGMGIDVFLQPLIAELKELLDVGVETYDAHSKQNFVLRASIILTINDFPAYADLSGWSTKGYKACPVFHKHTSSQYLASSKKICYMDHRRFLPPNHKWRKDIRSFNGLRETRPRPTPLSGDNVLMELETFTQLPFNRSIKKKYDASNSFQNWRKNSIFFELPYWKTLLIRHNLDVMHIEKNVCDNVLGTLMNIEGKTKDTLKSRYDLVNMGIRHELHPVLMGNKVRVPMARYVLSDKDKEALCKMLVDLKTPDGYLSKISRCVNVKDRKISGMKRHDCHVFLQQLLPIAIRGFLPKDVVEPLIELSALFRDICNKCLDIPELDRLEEQIPLILCKLETIFPPAFFDVMVHLVVHLAYEAKIAGPVQYRWMYFVERDLHTKKLNVRNKAKPEGSIAEAYIAYECLTFCSRYLVGIETIFSQRPRNDDKMHENNSDATLAIFRKAGRPLGKGDVHLLTDDLWYKVHLYILNNCEEVWPYAEKYKSSLSYTNLRELRNRYNSEFPNWFYEHVCV, from the exons ATGTCCAGCGAGATGGCATTAAACATGCGGTGGCATAAGGAGAAGAGGGTTGATGATGGTATTTTGAGACACCCTGCTGATAGTATTGCATGGAAGTCATTCGATCAACAACATGAATTGTTTGCAACTGATGCTCGTAATGTTAGAATGGGTTTGGCAACTGACGGATTTCAACCATTTGGAAACATGAGCTCTCAACACAGCATTTGGCCGGTAATTCTTATACCTTATAATTTTCCTCCTTGGTTGTGCATGAAACAATCCAACTTGAAAATGTCGATGATTATTCCTGGTGAGCATAGTCCAGGAATGGGTATAGATGTTTTTTTGCAACCACTAATAGCAGAACTAAAAGAGTTATTGGATGTTGGCGTGGAGACATATGATGCACACAGTAAACAAAATTTTGTATTGCGTGCATCTATCATTTTGACTATCAATGATTTCCCTGCATATGCAGACTTATCAGGTTGGTCTACGAAAGGTTATAAGGCTTGCCCTGTTTTCCATAAGCACACTAGTTCTCAATACCTTGCTAGTTCAAAGAAAATATGTTACATGGATCACAGGCGATTTTTGCCTCCTAATCATAAATGGCGTAAGGACATTAGGTCTTTTAATGGTTTAAGAGAGACCAGACCAAGGCCAACACCTTTATCAGGCGACAATGTGTTGATGGAACTTGAAACTTTTACTCAGTTACCTTTTAATAGAAGCATTAAAAAgaaatatgatgcttcaaaTAGTTTCCAAAATTGGAGAAAGAATAGTATATTTTTTGAGTTGCCTTACTGGAAGACTTTACTTATTCGCCATAATTTGGATGTGATGCATATCGAGAAGAATGTGTGTGATAATGTGTTGGGAACTTTGATGAACATTGAAGGGAAAACCAAAGATACTCTAAAGAGCCGATATGATTTGGTTAATATGGGTATAAGACATGAGCTTCACCCGGTTTTGATGGGAAATAAAGTACGTGTTCCGATGGCCCGATATGTTCTTTCTGACAAGGATAAGGAAGCTCTATGTAAAATGTTGGTTGATTTAAAGACACCGGATGGTTATTTGTCGAAGATATCTAGGTGTGTTAATGTGAAGGATCGTAAGATATCTGGAATGAAAAGGCATGACTGTCATGTTTTCCTGCAGCAACTCCTACCTATTGCCATTCGAGGGTTCCTACCCAAAGATGTTGTTGAGCCCCTTATTGAACTAAGTGCATTATTTCGTGATATATGCAATAAGTGTTTGGATATTCCCGAATTAGATCGCCTTGAGGAACAAATCCCTTTGATTTTATGTAAGTTGGAGACAATATTTCCACCTGCTTTTTTTGATGTGATGGTGCATTTAGTTGTTCACTTAGCATATGAGGCAAAGATAGCGGGACCTGTGCAGTATAGGTGGATGTATTTTGTTGAGAGAGATTTGCATACAAAGAAACTGAATGTTCGGAATAAGGCAAAACCGGAGGGATCAATTGCTGAAGCATATATTGCCTATGAGTGTTTGACTTTTTGCTCAAGATATTTGGTAGGAATTGAAACAATATTCAGTCAGCGTCCTAGAAATGACGATAAGATGCATGAAAATAATTCGGATGCAACATTGGCAATATTTAGGAAAGCTGGACGACCATTGGGTAAAGGTGATGTACACTTGCTTACTGATGATCTTTGGTATAAGGTGCACCTTTATATCCTAAACAACTGTGAAGAAGTTTGGCCGTATGCCGA GAAATATAAGAGTTCATTGTCATATACAAATCTCAGAGAGCTAAGGAATCGTTATAATTCAGAATTTCCAAATTGGTTCTATGAACATGTAT GTGTCTGA
- the LOC136234766 gene encoding uncharacterized protein isoform X1 codes for MSSEMALNMRWHKEKRVDDGILRHPADSIAWKSFDQQHELFATDARNVRMGLATDGFQPFGNMSSQHSIWPVILIPYNFPPWLCMKQSNLKMSMIIPGEHSPGMGIDVFLQPLIAELKELLDVGVETYDAHSKQNFVLRASIILTINDFPAYADLSGWSTKGYKACPVFHKHTSSQYLASSKKICYMDHRRFLPPNHKWRKDIRSFNGLRETRPRPTPLSGDNVLMELETFTQLPFNRSIKKKYDASNSFQNWRKNSIFFELPYWKTLLIRHNLDVMHIEKNVCDNVLGTLMNIEGKTKDTLKSRYDLVNMGIRHELHPVLMGNKVRVPMARYVLSDKDKEALCKMLVDLKTPDGYLSKISRCVNVKDRKISGMKRHDCHVFLQQLLPIAIRGFLPKDVVEPLIELSALFRDICNKCLDIPELDRLEEQIPLILCKLETIFPPAFFDVMVHLVVHLAYEAKIAGPVQYRWMYFVERDLHTKKLNVRNKAKPEGSIAEAYIAYECLTFCSRYLVGIETIFSQRPRNDDKMHENNSDATLAIFRKAGRPLGKGDVHLLTDDLWYKVHLYILNNCEEVWPYAEKYKSSLSYTNLRELRNRYNSEFPNWFYEHVSELNEIGVVSKDLFHLACGPYTRYKHYSGHIVNGFRFHTLNRQMNRKSQNSGILSKGDDNSTDKEYYGLLSDVWEIQYSGSNCIYLFKCEWFDVRNKGNGYTVDILDY; via the exons ATGTCCAGCGAGATGGCATTAAACATGCGGTGGCATAAGGAGAAGAGGGTTGATGATGGTATTTTGAGACACCCTGCTGATAGTATTGCATGGAAGTCATTCGATCAACAACATGAATTGTTTGCAACTGATGCTCGTAATGTTAGAATGGGTTTGGCAACTGACGGATTTCAACCATTTGGAAACATGAGCTCTCAACACAGCATTTGGCCGGTAATTCTTATACCTTATAATTTTCCTCCTTGGTTGTGCATGAAACAATCCAACTTGAAAATGTCGATGATTATTCCTGGTGAGCATAGTCCAGGAATGGGTATAGATGTTTTTTTGCAACCACTAATAGCAGAACTAAAAGAGTTATTGGATGTTGGCGTGGAGACATATGATGCACACAGTAAACAAAATTTTGTATTGCGTGCATCTATCATTTTGACTATCAATGATTTCCCTGCATATGCAGACTTATCAGGTTGGTCTACGAAAGGTTATAAGGCTTGCCCTGTTTTCCATAAGCACACTAGTTCTCAATACCTTGCTAGTTCAAAGAAAATATGTTACATGGATCACAGGCGATTTTTGCCTCCTAATCATAAATGGCGTAAGGACATTAGGTCTTTTAATGGTTTAAGAGAGACCAGACCAAGGCCAACACCTTTATCAGGCGACAATGTGTTGATGGAACTTGAAACTTTTACTCAGTTACCTTTTAATAGAAGCATTAAAAAgaaatatgatgcttcaaaTAGTTTCCAAAATTGGAGAAAGAATAGTATATTTTTTGAGTTGCCTTACTGGAAGACTTTACTTATTCGCCATAATTTGGATGTGATGCATATCGAGAAGAATGTGTGTGATAATGTGTTGGGAACTTTGATGAACATTGAAGGGAAAACCAAAGATACTCTAAAGAGCCGATATGATTTGGTTAATATGGGTATAAGACATGAGCTTCACCCGGTTTTGATGGGAAATAAAGTACGTGTTCCGATGGCCCGATATGTTCTTTCTGACAAGGATAAGGAAGCTCTATGTAAAATGTTGGTTGATTTAAAGACACCGGATGGTTATTTGTCGAAGATATCTAGGTGTGTTAATGTGAAGGATCGTAAGATATCTGGAATGAAAAGGCATGACTGTCATGTTTTCCTGCAGCAACTCCTACCTATTGCCATTCGAGGGTTCCTACCCAAAGATGTTGTTGAGCCCCTTATTGAACTAAGTGCATTATTTCGTGATATATGCAATAAGTGTTTGGATATTCCCGAATTAGATCGCCTTGAGGAACAAATCCCTTTGATTTTATGTAAGTTGGAGACAATATTTCCACCTGCTTTTTTTGATGTGATGGTGCATTTAGTTGTTCACTTAGCATATGAGGCAAAGATAGCGGGACCTGTGCAGTATAGGTGGATGTATTTTGTTGAGAGAGATTTGCATACAAAGAAACTGAATGTTCGGAATAAGGCAAAACCGGAGGGATCAATTGCTGAAGCATATATTGCCTATGAGTGTTTGACTTTTTGCTCAAGATATTTGGTAGGAATTGAAACAATATTCAGTCAGCGTCCTAGAAATGACGATAAGATGCATGAAAATAATTCGGATGCAACATTGGCAATATTTAGGAAAGCTGGACGACCATTGGGTAAAGGTGATGTACACTTGCTTACTGATGATCTTTGGTATAAGGTGCACCTTTATATCCTAAACAACTGTGAAGAAGTTTGGCCGTATGCCGA GAAATATAAGAGTTCATTGTCATATACAAATCTCAGAGAGCTAAGGAATCGTTATAATTCAGAATTTCCAAATTGGTTCTATGAACAT GTGTCTGAATTAAATGAAATTGGTGTTGTTTCTAAGGATCTATTTCACTTAGCTTGTGGTCCATACACACGTTACAAGCATTACAGTGGTCACATTGTGAATGGCTTTCGCTTTCATACTCTAAATCGTCAAATGAATCGGAAGAGTCAAAATTCTGGTATCTTATCGAAGGGTGACGATAATTCTACTGATAAAGAATATTATGGGCTTCTAAGTGATGTTTGGGAGATCCAGTACTCAGGGAGTAactgtatatatttatttaaatgtgAATGGTTTGATGTGCGCAATAAAGGGAATGGATATACAGTTGACATACTTGATTACTAG